The nucleotide sequence GGCGAATAATACGCTTCCCATAGATGGTAGAAATAAGCAAGGAAAGCATTAAAGCCAAGCCTGCGCGAAACGATAAGTATTTATAAAGCCCCGACCCTGGAAAGTCGTAATATTTTTCAAGGTTTTCTAATAAATAATATAACATTTTAAGTAATAGTTAAGTGGTAAGAGATAAGAACTATTTGATAACGATTACAATCTCTTTATCGCGTCTCTTTTTCTTTTTGCCATCAGTGGCTTTTAAATCAATTTTCACGGTATGAGCATCTATTTTCTCAATATAAGGGTGTTTGCCTTTTATCTTCTTTATTTTGCCCTCAAATACAAGCGTATTATTGATATCAATATTAAACATCTTCTTCATCTGTGCTACGCGCTCTGCTTGCTCTTCATCATCTGTATTTTGTTCCAAAGCAGCGATATTGAGGCGCAACTCCTTGCCGTCCCATTTAAAAGCCGAAATACTCAAAGGGTTGTTATTGCGTGTCCCTCTATCAATAGTGGCGGTGATTGAAGCGTATTCTTCAGGCGCAAAATGGTCGAACCTAACCTGAAAACCTACTTCCTTATTGTCTTTAAAAAGTCCTTTAATAGCTGCGCGTTTCAGCAATTCGGCTTTATCAGCAGGAATGCTATCCTTTTCTACTGTTTTTTGAAAGTCGTAAACCGATTGCCATTCTTTCGGAAATTCGGGCATATTCACGTTTTTCAAACTGTTTTCTCCTTGTTTTGCCTTTGCTTGCATAGCAAGCATTTCACTCATATCCACTGCCATATCCGTAGAAATAGTAGCATCTTTATGAAATGTAAAGGTATTCGTTACACTACAAGATTGCAATACCAGTAGCGCAAAAGCTAATAAAATCAGTTTTTTCATTAGTTATCAATTACAAATTTTGGTGCAAAGATAATATTTTTTACAATACTTCTATCATTCCTCAAATCAAACGCACCTTTCTTACTTAAAAATATCTCCCTCTATCCTCCTTCTTAGGCTTGTTTTAACTCTGCCTTCCCTTCGTTCATTCTTCGTTCATCGTTCGTTATTTGTTCGTCTTTTGTTCGTCTTTTGTTTGTCTTTTCTTCGTCTTTTCTTTATCTGCCTGTGCGGCTCGCACCTGCCTATCGCGCTACGACCTCGCACTTTACCTTTTATCTTTTACCTTCAATAATTGGCATTTCTGCATTGTGGTTTTCTGAAGAACTTCCTCCACCGTTGTCCTATAATCAAACCAATGTATAGAACTATCTTTATGAAACCACGTAAATTGTCGCTTGGCAAATCGACGGGTGTTCTTCTTAATTTCCTCTATCGCAAAGCCAAACGAGGTCTTCCCTTCAAAAAAAGCAAATAACTCCTTGTAGCCTACTGTCTGCAAAGCATTGAGTTCCTTGTGCGGAAACATATCTTGTGCTTCTATAAGCAACCCACCTTCGAGCATTTGCTCTACTCGCTCATCAATGCGATTGTAAAGCACCTCTCGTTCTGCCGTAAGTCCTACTTGTATGCTCTCAAAGTCTCTCACCGTTTCTTTTTTGTTTAAAAAAGACGAATAAGGCTTCCCTGCTACCATACACACTTCTAAGGCGCGTATCATTCGTTGCGGATTATTTGTATCTATTTTCTCGTATTGCACAGGGTCTAAAGTTTTTAGCTTTTGTTGCAAAAAAACAATGCCTTCTGCTTTATACTGCGCATTCAGCTCTTTTCTTATCTGTTCATCGGTTTCAGGAAAATCATCTAACCCTCTGAGCACTGCATTAGCATAAAGCCCACTTCCTCCTACCATTACTACCACATCGTGAGTTCTAAAAAGTGTGTTGAGCAAGCTAATAGCATCGCGCTCAAAATCGCCTACCGAATAAGGCTCAAAAATAGATTTATGCTGAATGAAATGGTGCTTTGCCTGAGCCAATTCATAGGGCGAAGGAACCGCTGTGCCTATAGAAAGCTCCTTAAAAAACTGTCGTGAGTCGCAAGAGATGATTTCAGTACCGAAGTGTTGTGCTAAGGCTATAGCCATTCGTGTTTTTCCAATAGCAGTAGGTCCTACCACACTCAAAAGTATTTTTTTATGCTTCATCATGATTGTTCTTTTGGAGTATTAACTCACTACCACATTGGCTACAATATTTAGCCCCCTGCAAATGTTTATCAAAAGAACATCGTTTGC is from Capnocytophaga ochracea DSM 7271 and encodes:
- the miaA gene encoding tRNA (adenosine(37)-N6)-dimethylallyltransferase MiaA, with amino-acid sequence MKHKKILLSVVGPTAIGKTRMAIALAQHFGTEIISCDSRQFFKELSIGTAVPSPYELAQAKHHFIQHKSIFEPYSVGDFERDAISLLNTLFRTHDVVVMVGGSGLYANAVLRGLDDFPETDEQIRKELNAQYKAEGIVFLQQKLKTLDPVQYEKIDTNNPQRMIRALEVCMVAGKPYSSFLNKKETVRDFESIQVGLTAEREVLYNRIDERVEQMLEGGLLIEAQDMFPHKELNALQTVGYKELFAFFEGKTSFGFAIEEIKKNTRRFAKRQFTWFHKDSSIHWFDYRTTVEEVLQKTTMQKCQLLKVKDKR